The bacterium genomic interval ACAGATGCACGACAACCGTAAGAGCAATTGGTTGCTATCGGCTCACTTCAACAAAATCAATGAGATAGGTTTCTGATTGGGAACTTGGAGATAGTAACTCCCGGAGGGGAGAGTGGAGGGGAATTGCCATGTAATTGTCCATTTACCCGGTAGGGTTCGGAATGATTTTTCGGCAACGGTTCGACCCAATAAGTCAGTTAAACGGATTTCGCCGGTGAAGACTCCGACACCCGTGAGGTGAATTGATCCATTGGTGGGGTTGGGATAGGAGGCATGGATCGCAAATTGTTCTGGCAGATTTTGGATTTCTGTGGCACCGACCGAAACCGCCCAACTCTTCGTGGCAATCCCGTTCGGTTTGGTGTCGTTCAATTCCACTCTCACAACAACCGCGGGAACATAAAACGGCAATAAAATTGAATCTCCGGTACCAGAAAGGGTATTGTTTACATACCAACTCACCCGCACCGAATCGTTCGCATTGGGATCAGAATAGGTAACCCGAAAGAGGGTAGGACTTCCGTAGTTACGTGTAAGTGCTGTATCGACCGGAGTCCAGGTTTGAAAAACTGGCGGTAGATTCTGATTGTAGTAGCGATGGCCAATATCAGGTGGTGAGCCGTCCGGATCACGCGGTAAAAACCATTCCCCAGCATCGACCAACGGAGAATTGAAAATTGGGATTCGTTGATGACCGGTGCTCTGTTGCCACTGGGGGTTTACGGTTATTGCATTAGAGCCAACGGTTGTCCCTTGGACATTCCCACCTTGGTTCGCGAAGAAGTTACAATACCGTAAGTTTACCGTTGAGGATTGGGCATAGACTCCGTAATTCTCATTGTTATCGATTGCCGAGGAAGTCACATAACTAACGGTAGAATTAAACAAAAAGAGACCACTGCCACCGGGAGCTCGATTACCATTATCGCTCAAGGTCAATCGGGTCGCAGTCATCCCGCTGGCATTCAGCAAGTAGAGACCATCATTCCCATTAGCTACAATCGAAACGCGTTCCAGTAGATTGTTACTGACATTGTTGATGTAAACTCCGCGCTGTCCATTTTGCGAGATGTCGGAATCAAAGACATACAATCGTCCATTGTTGATTGTGCCATCTATCCATATTCCATGGTTGTTATTGTTCAGAATCGTGGAGTTTTGTAAAGTAATTCCAGCCCCTCGCATTGCATAGATACCATGGTTGATGCAAAACCGGATACTCGATTCGGTAAATGTCATGGTGGAGCCGGAATCAAGCTTGATACCGGATTGCCCAGCAGTGGAAATCAACGAACGGTTTATATTCACTGTACTTCGTGATGCGTCAATACCGAAACTGCTGGGGGATTGAATATCGGTCTGAACGACACTCAGAATAGAACCGCGCACCCGGAGCCCGCGATTCATGCCGCTTATCTGGGCAGTGATGCGGTTGAGTTGGTTGGTATTTTCGTAGCTTAAACCGGGAGAACCAGCACCGTTGATGCGAACCGGTGCTTGATCGGGAACACCGATAATTGCCATTCCTCGAATCACGAAGTTGGCGTTGGAACGAGTGATATTGATTGTAACTCCGGGGTCAACAACCAGTGTATCACCAATTTGAACGGTACAAGAAGCGGCGATGGTAATCGGTGACATCGCAATCGTCCAGCGCCCCTCCATTGGTTGCGCCGTCGCCAGAGAAACAAGTATCAAAGCTATGAAAAAAACAGCTGTTCGGAATGCTCTCATCGTTCATCTCCCATCGCATCTTTCGGAAAGTACTACGAAATGTATCGGATTGAAACAGAATTATAACATTTTGGCAGAATGATGTCGAAACTTGGATTCGTACTCGGATGAGCGAAAACCCTTTACTAGTTGTTACGAAGATTTCAGACGGGAGAAATACATGGCAGTAGTCCACCGGAGTACAGCAGTCATGGCGAATGCGAAATGGGTTGGGTAAATTGGCATCCCAAACAACATCCCCCGCGATGAAGCCCATACGTCCATTAGACTGCCACCGATAATCGAACCCACCGTAAAGCCTACTCCCTGCACCATAGCAAGATGTGCGACATACTTATTTCTTGTCAATTCGTTCGAGTAGCGCAGAGGTAATGTAGACGAGGTTAACTGCACTGCCGCCCAACCGAAAGCAGTTACGATGACTTCGGGAATAATCATAAACCATACGTTTTTTGTAATGAAGATCCAGAACATCGACACAGTGGAAAGAGCAATCATGCCTACAGTTGCAACATCATGATCGCCATGTTTATCGACCCACTTTCCCGCCCGCGGTGACACCAATGCCATCATCACGGTAAAGAATGCCCCATAGGCGGTAAGTGCGGTGTAGCCAAAATCCAAATATGTTAGCATGTGCACCGCCCAGTAGGGTCCGGCAAAGCCAACGGCGGTGTACCAACAGCCAAAACCAATCATCACCCGACGATAGGGAGGATCGTTCCATGGATGAACATCGACCGTAAACTCGGTGATTTTCTCGGTGCGGGTTCGAATGGTTCGGGGAATCTTCGTGAGTAAAAACAGTGATACCATTCCGGCAAGGATGGCAGCGCAACCGAGCAGGAAATGTCCCATATCTTCCCGACCGGATTTCCTCATCCAGTCAAGTAACGCGCCAGCACTTAACAAACTGATAATGTTAACGATAGAAGCACCACGCTGTCTTGCACCAAAGAACCTACCACGGAGATCGACCGCGATTAAATCCCCAACCCAACTGAGCCAACATAACTGGCTAATTGTAAATGCCAAGTTCATTGCAAAGACAAAGATCAATAGCCACCAGACAGCGTGTTGCGGTTTCCATAGCACCAACATCATTGGCGCAATCCACAATACTCTGCCGATTGCGGCAGTGATGATGACAACTTCTTTCCGTATCGGAGGTCTGTTGAAGAAGCCGCCAAGTATCGTCTGAAATGGCATTACCAG includes:
- a CDS encoding right-handed parallel beta-helix repeat-containing protein, with the translated sequence MRAFRTAVFFIALILVSLATAQPMEGRWTIAMSPITIAASCTVQIGDTLVVDPGVTINITRSNANFVIRGMAIIGVPDQAPVRINGAGSPGLSYENTNQLNRITAQISGMNRGLRVRGSILSVVQTDIQSPSSFGIDASRSTVNINRSLISTAGQSGIKLDSGSTMTFTESSIRFCINHGIYAMRGAGITLQNSTILNNNNHGIWIDGTINNGRLYVFDSDISQNGQRGVYINNVSNNLLERVSIVANGNDGLYLLNASGMTATRLTLSDNGNRAPGGSGLFLFNSTVSYVTSSAIDNNENYGVYAQSSTVNLRYCNFFANQGGNVQGTTVGSNAITVNPQWQQSTGHQRIPIFNSPLVDAGEWFLPRDPDGSPPDIGHRYYNQNLPPVFQTWTPVDTALTRNYGSPTLFRVTYSDPNANDSVRVSWYVNNTLSGTGDSILLPFYVPAVVVRVELNDTKPNGIATKSWAVSVGATEIQNLPEQFAIHASYPNPTNGSIHLTGVGVFTGEIRLTDLLGRTVAEKSFRTLPGKWTITWQFPSTLPSGSYYLQVPNQKPISLILLK
- a CDS encoding MFS transporter, coding for MLHADSFLPLMNIFRPLTRLSGRFSLPPPKSLRGVFHRLVWESSIASGFTVITAGGLLIGLAKYLDAANWQISLLNAMVFLVMPFQTILGGFFNRPPIRKEVVIITAAIGRVLWIAPMMLVLWKPQHAVWWLLIFVFAMNLAFTISQLCWLSWVGDLIAVDLRGRFFGARQRGASIVNIISLLSAGALLDWMRKSGREDMGHFLLGCAAILAGMVSLFLLTKIPRTIRTRTEKITEFTVDVHPWNDPPYRRVMIGFGCWYTAVGFAGPYWAVHMLTYLDFGYTALTAYGAFFTVMMALVSPRAGKWVDKHGDHDVATVGMIALSTVSMFWIFITKNVWFMIIPEVIVTAFGWAAVQLTSSTLPLRYSNELTRNKYVAHLAMVQGVGFTVGSIIGGSLMDVWASSRGMLFGMPIYPTHFAFAMTAVLRWTTAMYFSRLKSS